The following proteins are co-located in the Sphingomonas donggukensis genome:
- a CDS encoding vgr related protein — translation MTARPLTPAEIELAASVFGDAIDYAPVRIAQTKWAFFQPRETVMAPTGCLHFHPKGSLYRDDFACAPADAQGLFIHEMTHVWQHQRGIYLPLARHPFCRYAYTIKPGWPLKRYGLEQQAEIVRHAFLLRAGRVVPGAPELRQYETILPFQAQRGSPTKSA, via the coding sequence ATGACCGCCCGCCCGCTGACCCCCGCCGAAATCGAGTTGGCCGCGAGCGTCTTCGGCGACGCGATCGACTATGCCCCGGTCCGCATCGCCCAGACCAAATGGGCCTTCTTCCAGCCGCGCGAGACGGTGATGGCGCCGACCGGGTGCCTGCACTTCCACCCGAAGGGATCGCTCTACCGCGACGATTTCGCCTGCGCGCCCGCCGATGCGCAGGGGCTGTTCATCCACGAGATGACCCACGTCTGGCAGCATCAGCGCGGCATCTACCTTCCCCTCGCCCGCCACCCCTTCTGCCGCTACGCCTACACGATCAAGCCCGGCTGGCCGCTCAAACGCTACGGCCTGGAACAACAGGCCGAAATCGTGCGCCACGCCTTCCTGCTGCGCGCCGGACGCGTGGTGCCAGGAGCGCCGGAACTGCGACAGTACGAGACGATTCTGCCGTTTCAGGCGCAGCGCGGCAGCCCGACCAAGTCGGCCTGA
- a CDS encoding DNA methyltransferase — translation MHIANHLFYGDNLDVLRAHVPDDSVDLIYLDPPFNSNANYNILFKSPAGLSSEAQIEAFEDTWHWNEAAAHAFDQVARSGHTKAFDLLAAMRSFLGENDMMAYLSMMAIRLIELHRVLKPTGSLYLHCDPTASHYLKLLLDGVFGKRNFRNEVVWCYRKWSVAQGQFVRNHDVLLFYGRSDGRQVFNTLYVPPSDGTMKRWKGHRQQAVFEDGVRKASSMAEATPGSPMPDWWEISILNPNAAERLGYPTQKPLTLLERIIAASSNPGDVVLDPFCGCGTAVHAAQRLGRRWVGIDVTHLAISLIEKRMRDAFPGIALTVEGTPKDIAAAEDLARRDKYQFQWWAVSMVDAMPFGGRKKGADGGVDGIIYFKPEGRQTAKALVSVKGGDHVGVPMIRDLHSAMERDRAPIGVFITKRNPTTPMTREAAAVGRFHSEAAGRSYQRLQILTLEDLFGGRRPDLPFVDPGAAFRRTSREALASQGRLL, via the coding sequence GTGCACATCGCCAACCACCTGTTCTACGGCGACAATCTGGACGTGCTGCGCGCGCATGTGCCCGACGATAGCGTCGACCTGATCTACCTCGACCCGCCGTTCAATTCGAACGCCAACTACAACATCCTGTTCAAGTCGCCGGCGGGCCTGTCGAGCGAGGCGCAGATCGAGGCGTTCGAGGACACGTGGCACTGGAACGAGGCGGCGGCCCACGCCTTCGACCAGGTCGCGCGCAGCGGCCATACCAAGGCGTTCGACCTGCTGGCGGCGATGCGCAGCTTCCTGGGCGAGAACGACATGATGGCGTATCTGTCGATGATGGCGATCCGCCTGATCGAACTGCACCGCGTGCTGAAGCCGACCGGGAGCCTGTACCTCCACTGCGACCCTACCGCGAGCCACTATCTGAAGCTGTTGCTGGACGGGGTGTTCGGCAAGCGCAACTTCCGCAACGAAGTCGTCTGGTGCTATCGCAAATGGAGCGTGGCGCAGGGCCAGTTCGTCCGCAACCACGATGTCCTGCTGTTCTATGGCCGGAGCGACGGGCGACAGGTGTTCAACACGCTCTACGTCCCGCCATCCGACGGGACCATGAAGCGTTGGAAGGGACACCGGCAGCAGGCCGTGTTCGAGGATGGCGTGCGCAAGGCCAGCAGCATGGCCGAGGCGACACCGGGCAGCCCGATGCCGGATTGGTGGGAGATATCCATCCTGAATCCCAACGCCGCCGAACGCCTCGGCTATCCCACGCAAAAGCCGCTCACCCTGCTCGAACGCATCATCGCGGCGTCGTCCAATCCGGGCGACGTCGTGCTCGACCCGTTCTGCGGCTGCGGTACGGCGGTGCATGCCGCGCAGAGGCTGGGACGACGATGGGTGGGGATCGACGTCACCCACCTTGCCATCTCGCTGATCGAGAAGCGGATGCGCGATGCGTTTCCGGGGATCGCGCTGACCGTCGAGGGGACGCCGAAGGATATCGCCGCCGCCGAGGACCTGGCGCGCCGCGACAAATATCAGTTCCAGTGGTGGGCCGTGTCGATGGTCGATGCGATGCCGTTCGGCGGCAGGAAGAAGGGCGCCGACGGCGGGGTCGACGGCATCATCTATTTCAAGCCCGAGGGGCGTCAGACCGCCAAGGCGCTGGTGTCGGTGAAGGGCGGCGACCATGTCGGCGTGCCGATGATCCGCGACCTGCATTCCGCGATGGAGCGCGACCGCGCGCCGATAGGCGTTTTCATCACGAAGCGTAATCCGACGACGCCGATGACGCGCGAAGCGGCGGCGGTTGGGCGCTTCCATTCGGAGGCGGCGGGGCGGTCGTATCAGCGACTGCAGATACTGACACTGGAGGATCTGTTCGGCGGCAGGCGGCCCGACCTGCCCTTCGTCGATCCCGGCGCGGCGTTCCGCCGAACCTCGCGCGAGGCGCTGGCGAGCCAGGGCCGGCTGCTCTGA
- the uvrA gene encoding excinuclease ABC subunit UvrA, whose protein sequence is MSLTHISVRGAREHNLKGVSVDIPRDTLTVITGLSGSGKSSLAFDTIYAEGQRRYVESLSAYARQFLELMQKPDVDHIEGLSPAISIEQKTTSRNPRSTVATVTEIYDYMRLLWARVGVPYSPATGLPISAQTVSQMVDRVMALPEGTRLYLLAPVVRGRKGEYRKELAEWQKAGFSRVRIDGELHDIDAAPALDKKYKHDIEVVVDRIVVNAEQATRLAESFETALKLAEGLAYVDLVDTTVAEALAAAKTPFVSSEVEKQAAETGFSTALEANGGLVAQTDGGAMKGAGVPANRIVFSEKFACPVSGFTIPEIEPRLFSFNAPQGACPACDGLGEKLVFDEDLVVPNHALSIKKGAVVPWAKSNPPSPYYMQVLGSLAKAYSFDLETAWSDLPAEAQSVILHGTRGKPVTLTFIDGRKSYDVKKPFEGVIGNLTRRMLSTESAWMREELSKYQSSQPCETCHGARLKPEALAVKLGGENISHATHLSVVDALAWFTALPDTLNGQQKEIAERILKEILERLGFLNNVGLDYLNLDRTSGTLSGGESQRIRLASQIGSGLSGVLYVLDEPSIGLHQRDNDMLLKTLRRLRDLGNTVLVVEHDEDAIRTADYVIDMGPGAGVHGGEIVAQGTFEQVLANQDSITADYLAGRREVPLPAKRRKGNGKKLTVHNATANNLTGVTASLPLGTFTCITGVSGSGKSSFTIDTLYAAAARELNGARMLAGKHDRITGLQYLDKVIDIDQSPIGRTPRSNPATYTGAFTQIRDWFAGLPEAQARGYKPGRFSFNVKGGRCEACQGDGVLKIEMHFLPDVYVQCDVCHGARYNRETLEVKFKGKSIADVLDMTVEDAVEFFKAVPPIRDKMAMLAEVGLGYVKVGQQATTLSGGEAQRVKLAKELSRRATGNTLYILDEPTTGLHFEDVRKLLEVLHQLVEQGNTVVVIEHNLDVIKTADWVLDLGPEGGVKGGEIVAEGVPETVAKEPKSFTGRYLAPLLRKGGGDEPVLSEAGAEAAA, encoded by the coding sequence ATGTCCCTCACCCACATTTCCGTGCGCGGCGCGCGCGAGCATAACCTCAAGGGCGTGTCGGTCGACATCCCGCGCGATACGCTGACGGTCATCACCGGGCTGTCGGGGTCGGGCAAGTCCAGCCTCGCGTTCGACACCATCTATGCCGAGGGCCAGCGCCGCTACGTCGAGTCGCTTTCTGCCTACGCGCGCCAGTTCCTCGAGCTGATGCAGAAGCCCGACGTCGACCATATCGAGGGGCTGTCGCCCGCCATCTCGATCGAGCAGAAGACGACCAGCCGCAACCCGCGCTCGACCGTCGCGACCGTTACCGAGATCTACGACTACATGCGGCTCCTCTGGGCGCGGGTCGGCGTGCCCTATTCGCCCGCTACGGGCCTGCCGATCAGCGCGCAGACCGTCAGCCAGATGGTCGACCGCGTGATGGCCCTGCCAGAAGGCACGCGCCTGTACCTGCTCGCCCCGGTCGTCCGCGGGCGCAAGGGCGAGTACCGCAAGGAACTCGCCGAGTGGCAGAAGGCAGGCTTCAGCCGCGTGCGCATCGACGGCGAACTCCACGACATCGACGCCGCGCCTGCGCTCGACAAGAAGTACAAGCACGACATCGAGGTCGTCGTCGACCGCATCGTCGTCAACGCCGAACAGGCCACCCGCCTGGCCGAAAGCTTCGAAACCGCGTTGAAACTCGCCGAGGGGCTGGCCTATGTCGACCTGGTCGACACGACAGTGGCCGAGGCGCTGGCGGCTGCAAAAACCCCGTTCGTTTCGAGCGAAGTCGAGAAACAGGCCGCGGAAACCGGCTTCTCGACTGCGCTCGAAGCGAACGGAGGACTGGTTGCGCAAACCGATGGCGGCGCCATGAAGGGCGCGGGCGTGCCCGCCAACCGCATCGTCTTCTCCGAGAAATTCGCCTGCCCCGTCTCGGGCTTCACCATCCCAGAGATCGAGCCCCGCCTGTTCAGCTTCAACGCCCCCCAGGGCGCGTGCCCGGCGTGCGACGGCCTCGGCGAAAAGCTCGTGTTCGACGAGGATCTCGTCGTCCCCAACCACGCGCTCTCGATCAAGAAGGGCGCGGTGGTGCCGTGGGCGAAGTCCAACCCGCCCAGCCCTTATTATATGCAGGTATTGGGCTCCCTCGCGAAGGCCTACAGCTTCGACCTCGAAACCGCGTGGAGCGACCTGCCCGCAGAGGCGCAATCCGTCATCCTCCACGGCACCCGCGGCAAGCCCGTCACCCTCACCTTCATCGACGGGCGCAAGAGCTACGACGTGAAGAAGCCGTTTGAGGGCGTCATCGGCAATCTCACCCGCCGCATGCTCTCGACCGAGAGCGCGTGGATGCGCGAGGAGCTTTCCAAATACCAGTCGAGCCAGCCGTGCGAGACCTGCCACGGCGCCCGCCTGAAGCCCGAGGCGCTGGCGGTAAAGCTGGGTGGCGAGAACATCAGCCACGCCACCCACCTCTCGGTCGTCGATGCGCTCGCCTGGTTCACCGCGCTCCCCGACACCCTCAACGGCCAGCAGAAGGAAATCGCCGAACGCATCCTGAAGGAAATCCTCGAACGCCTGGGCTTCCTCAACAACGTCGGCCTCGACTACCTCAACCTCGACCGCACGTCCGGCACGCTCTCGGGCGGCGAGTCTCAGCGCATCCGCCTCGCCAGCCAGATCGGCTCGGGCCTTTCGGGGGTGCTCTACGTCCTTGATGAGCCCAGCATCGGCCTCCACCAGCGCGACAACGACATGCTGCTGAAGACGCTCCGTCGTCTAAGAGACCTCGGCAACACCGTGCTGGTCGTCGAACATGACGAGGACGCGATCCGCACCGCCGACTATGTCATCGACATGGGCCCCGGCGCCGGCGTCCACGGCGGGGAAATCGTCGCGCAAGGGACCTTCGAGCAAGTGCTCGCCAACCAGGACAGCATCACCGCCGACTATCTCGCCGGCCGCCGCGAAGTCCCGCTTCCGGCCAAGCGCCGCAAGGGCAATGGCAAGAAGCTGACCGTCCACAACGCCACCGCCAACAACCTGACCGGCGTCACCGCGTCGCTCCCGCTTGGCACCTTCACCTGCATCACCGGCGTCTCGGGGTCGGGCAAGTCGAGCTTCACCATCGACACGCTCTACGCCGCCGCCGCGCGGGAGCTGAACGGCGCGCGCATGCTCGCCGGCAAGCACGACAGGATCACCGGCCTCCAGTACCTCGACAAGGTCATCGACATCGACCAGTCGCCGATCGGCCGCACCCCGCGGTCGAACCCGGCGACCTACACCGGCGCCTTCACCCAGATCCGCGACTGGTTCGCGGGGCTGCCGGAGGCGCAGGCCAGAGGCTACAAGCCCGGCCGCTTCAGCTTCAACGTGAAGGGCGGCCGGTGCGAGGCGTGCCAGGGCGACGGCGTGCTCAAGATCGAGATGCACTTCCTCCCCGACGTCTATGTCCAGTGCGACGTCTGCCACGGCGCCCGCTACAACCGCGAGACGCTGGAGGTGAAGTTCAAGGGGAAGAGCATCGCCGACGTGCTCGACATGACCGTCGAGGACGCGGTCGAGTTCTTCAAGGCCGTGCCCCCGATCCGCGACAAGATGGCGATGCTGGCCGAAGTGGGCCTCGGCTACGTGAAGGTCGGCCAGCAGGCGACGACCCTCTCGGGCGGCGAGGCGCAGCGCGTGAAGCTCGCCAAGGAACTCTCCCGCCGCGCCACCGGCAACACGCTCTACATTCTGGACGAGCCGACGACGGGCTTGCATTTCGAGGACGTCCGCAAGCTCCTCGAAGTCCTCCACCAGCTCGTCGAGCAGGGCAACACGGTGGTCGTGATCGAACACAACCTCGACGTCATCAAGACCGCCGACTGGGTGCTCGACCTGGGACCGGAAGGCGGCGTGAAGGGCGGGGAGATCGTGGCGGAGGGCGTCCCCGAAACTGTCGCGAAAGAACCGAAGAGCTTCACTGGCCGCTATCTCGCACCGCTGTTGCGAAAGGGCGGCGGGGACGAGCCTGTCCTGAGCGAAGCCGGCGCGGAAGCGGCGGCGTAG
- a CDS encoding deaminase, with the protein MAIKDKAVSARPDLYVGLVCAAGTDLSDLKDQIQAQLSVVGYDIQIIKVSNLIKQIIELPHIDDEYYRMKALMRGGDCIREASEGGNGVASAIVSEIRRLRNGSELPQSTAYVIDSLKSPYEISLLDQIYGRNFYSISVFKPQSERTDTLSGLIAKKRHQPPGDEHRSLANDLIKEDEKGSGKKAQNVQSTFPKADFFVNGSQNTSSQIERFIKIIFGQPFETPTLDEYAMFMARGSALRSCDLSRQVGVAIVDQDRSILATGFNDVPYPGGGVFLPEFGGKIGDNRDFKEGHDPNYIEIQRTLIEFIKLLQSVGHVDVSLDPSTVADGLLHGEYKELTSNVRIRNLIEFGRVVHAEMHAISQAASSGRSVKGASLYSTTFPCHGCARHIISSGISEVVFIEPYPKSMTFHLYGKEIEMVSDRSEVQSPDEMIRTVKFRPFYGVAPQLYMRAFTAHERKNQYGTIATWLPKTAVPVGAVFGVERPKTEVAAAASLASVAKRAIKLFAEQSQTEGADNGAQDTLGSNGGRQSFFSKIFQGRAN; encoded by the coding sequence ATGGCAATTAAAGATAAGGCAGTCTCTGCCCGTCCGGATTTATATGTTGGCCTGGTTTGCGCCGCTGGCACTGACCTAAGCGATCTGAAAGACCAAATTCAGGCGCAACTTTCGGTTGTCGGTTACGATATTCAAATTATAAAAGTCAGTAACCTAATAAAGCAAATAATAGAATTGCCGCATATTGATGACGAATATTATAGAATGAAGGCGCTCATGCGCGGTGGCGACTGCATAAGAGAGGCTTCAGAGGGAGGTAACGGTGTAGCCAGCGCTATTGTATCTGAGATTAGAAGATTGCGTAATGGAAGCGAGCTACCGCAGTCGACAGCTTACGTAATTGATTCTCTTAAAAGCCCTTACGAGATATCTCTTCTAGATCAAATATACGGTAGAAACTTCTACTCCATATCTGTCTTTAAGCCTCAATCTGAGAGAACGGATACGCTAAGTGGTTTGATTGCCAAAAAACGACACCAGCCACCAGGAGATGAGCATAGATCACTGGCTAATGATTTGATCAAAGAGGACGAAAAAGGGTCGGGTAAGAAAGCGCAAAATGTTCAAAGTACCTTTCCCAAGGCTGATTTCTTTGTAAACGGCTCTCAAAATACGTCGAGTCAAATAGAAAGATTTATCAAAATAATATTTGGACAACCGTTTGAGACGCCGACACTTGATGAGTATGCGATGTTTATGGCGCGTGGATCGGCCTTGCGTTCATGTGATTTGTCGAGGCAGGTCGGGGTCGCAATTGTGGATCAGGATAGGTCGATTCTCGCAACGGGGTTCAACGATGTCCCTTATCCGGGAGGCGGCGTCTTCCTTCCAGAGTTTGGAGGAAAAATCGGTGACAATCGTGATTTCAAAGAGGGGCACGATCCTAACTACATTGAGATTCAGAGAACATTGATTGAGTTTATCAAGCTTCTCCAGTCAGTTGGCCACGTAGATGTTTCATTAGATCCTAGCACGGTTGCTGATGGATTGTTGCATGGTGAGTATAAAGAACTCACTTCAAATGTAAGAATCAGGAATCTTATTGAATTTGGACGAGTTGTTCATGCGGAAATGCATGCCATATCGCAGGCTGCATCAAGTGGACGAAGTGTGAAGGGTGCGTCTCTATATTCTACAACATTTCCCTGTCATGGTTGCGCTAGACACATTATTTCATCTGGAATATCAGAAGTTGTTTTTATCGAGCCGTACCCGAAAAGTATGACCTTCCACCTTTATGGAAAAGAAATAGAGATGGTAAGTGATCGTTCAGAAGTGCAGTCGCCGGATGAAATGATTAGAACTGTCAAGTTTAGGCCGTTTTATGGCGTTGCGCCGCAGCTTTACATGCGCGCCTTTACTGCGCATGAGCGGAAGAATCAGTACGGCACCATTGCCACATGGTTGCCAAAGACTGCGGTGCCGGTCGGCGCTGTTTTCGGCGTCGAGCGGCCAAAAACTGAGGTAGCCGCTGCGGCTTCGCTTGCAAGCGTGGCGAAAAGAGCTATAAAACTTTTCGCGGAACAATCCCAAACTGAAGGTGCTGACAATGGAGCCCAAGACACTCTTGGATCAAATGGCGGCCGACAAAGTTTCTTTTCTAAAATTTTCCAAGGCAGAGCGAACTAA
- a CDS encoding PA2169 family four-helix-bundle protein, producing the protein MADTSHDIRTLNGLIATTLDSVDGYQEAAKDTENSRYASMFTDRANERRQVVTDFQSEVRRLGGNPEDDGTILAGAHRVFLDLKASITGQDDQAIVNEVERGEDHIKAKFEAALKDTDLSPETRAAVERGWGSVKQGHDQMRDLKHSMQAASN; encoded by the coding sequence ATGGCAGACACCAGCCACGACATCCGCACCCTGAACGGCCTGATCGCCACCACGCTCGACAGCGTCGACGGCTATCAGGAAGCGGCCAAGGATACCGAGAACAGCCGCTATGCGTCGATGTTCACCGATCGCGCGAACGAGCGTCGCCAGGTCGTCACCGACTTCCAGTCCGAAGTGCGTCGCCTGGGCGGCAACCCGGAGGACGACGGCACGATCCTCGCCGGCGCGCACCGCGTGTTCCTCGACCTCAAGGCGTCGATCACCGGCCAGGACGACCAGGCGATCGTCAACGAGGTCGAGCGTGGCGAGGACCATATCAAGGCGAAGTTCGAAGCCGCGCTGAAGGACACCGACTTGTCGCCCGAAACCCGCGCCGCCGTCGAGCGTGGCTGGGGCTCGGTCAAGCAGGGCCACGACCAGATGCGCGACCTGAAGCATTCTATGCAGGCCGCGAGCAACTGA
- a CDS encoding sensor domain-containing diguanylate cyclase: MPDPTPDMARDASRLRALATLDLAGMPPEREFEALAALAAALLDCPIGMVTLIDRDRQWVAAAVGSDLTEVRRSEAFCNHTIESAAPLVVGDATRDPRFADNPFVTGSAGVRAYAGQAISAIDPATGSSVPVGAVCAVDTSARGFGAAHHSALDHLRQLAEALLEARALRHQAEAQAEALRRTDRAFRQAERMAQIGSWRLALEDDAVTWSEGVFRIYDLDPSGAPPLQNALEFFPPHARAQVTESLANTIETGAPFDIEVDFLTAKGRQRRVRSMGEIELKDGRPDSVVGVFQDVTDRHAIEESLRRSATIDVLTAIANRAAFTAEIERAVDAARVTNDPLALILVDLDRFKAINDGHGHLVGDDVLRAAGRRLRRVAPVGGFAARLGGDEFALLLTGRAAAQVDEVAERLRIELTMPVHVGGWAIETSATIGHASLCEDVDGPRALIHRADTALYHAKRSARGSVTAWGRMRPGERRRADAA, encoded by the coding sequence ATGCCCGATCCCACCCCCGACATGGCCCGCGACGCCAGCCGTCTGCGGGCGCTGGCGACGCTGGACCTGGCCGGCATGCCGCCCGAGCGCGAGTTCGAGGCGCTGGCTGCGTTGGCCGCGGCGTTGCTCGACTGCCCGATCGGCATGGTCACGCTGATCGACCGCGACCGCCAGTGGGTCGCCGCCGCGGTCGGCAGCGACCTGACCGAGGTCCGCCGGTCGGAGGCGTTCTGCAACCACACGATCGAAAGTGCCGCGCCGCTGGTGGTGGGCGATGCGACGCGCGATCCGCGCTTCGCCGACAACCCGTTCGTCACCGGCTCCGCCGGCGTGCGCGCCTATGCCGGACAGGCGATTTCCGCGATCGATCCGGCGACAGGCAGCAGCGTGCCGGTCGGCGCGGTCTGCGCGGTCGACACCAGCGCGCGCGGGTTTGGCGCCGCGCATCATTCCGCGCTCGACCATCTGCGCCAACTGGCCGAGGCGTTGCTGGAGGCCCGCGCGCTGCGCCACCAGGCCGAAGCGCAGGCCGAGGCGCTGCGCCGCACCGATCGCGCGTTCCGCCAGGCCGAGCGCATGGCGCAGATCGGATCCTGGCGCCTCGCGCTGGAGGACGATGCGGTCACCTGGTCGGAGGGGGTGTTCCGCATCTACGACCTCGACCCCAGCGGTGCGCCGCCGCTGCAGAATGCGCTGGAGTTCTTTCCGCCCCACGCCCGCGCGCAGGTGACCGAATCGCTGGCCAACACGATCGAGACCGGTGCGCCGTTCGACATCGAGGTCGATTTCCTGACCGCCAAGGGCCGCCAGCGGCGGGTGCGGTCGATGGGCGAGATCGAGTTGAAGGACGGGCGCCCCGATTCCGTCGTCGGCGTGTTCCAGGACGTGACCGACCGCCACGCGATCGAGGAGAGCCTGCGCCGGTCGGCGACGATCGACGTGCTGACCGCGATCGCCAACCGCGCGGCCTTCACCGCCGAGATCGAACGCGCGGTCGATGCGGCGCGGGTGACCAACGACCCGCTCGCGCTGATCCTGGTCGACCTGGACCGGTTCAAGGCGATCAACGACGGCCACGGCCATCTGGTCGGCGATGACGTGCTGCGCGCCGCGGGACGCCGGCTGCGGCGAGTGGCGCCGGTCGGCGGCTTTGCCGCGCGGCTGGGCGGGGACGAGTTCGCGCTGCTCTTGACCGGGCGCGCCGCGGCGCAGGTCGACGAGGTGGCCGAGCGGCTGCGGATCGAGCTGACCATGCCGGTGCACGTCGGCGGCTGGGCGATCGAGACGTCGGCGACGATCGGCCACGCCAGCCTGTGCGAGGACGTCGACGGCCCCCGCGCGCTGATCCACCGGGCGGACACCGCGCTGTACCACGCCAAGCGCAGCGCGCGGGGGTCGGTGACGGCCTGGGGCCGGATGCGCCCCGGCGAGCGGCGGCGGGCCGATGCGGCGTGA
- the fsa gene encoding fructose-6-phosphate aldolase has translation MKFFVDTADTNDIRELAEAGLVDGVTTNPSLIHKAGRDFLEVVAEICTITPGPVSAEVVALDHDGMMREAEILRKIADNVAVKVPLTIDGLKTCKALTDDGTMVNVTLCFSANQALLAAKAGATFVSPFVGRHDDVGLDGMGLISDIRLIYDNYDFATEILVASVRHPIHVLESAKLGADVMTAPPAVIRQLVKHPLTDKGIEGFLADWAKSGQKIG, from the coding sequence ATGAAATTCTTCGTCGATACCGCCGACACCAATGACATCCGCGAACTGGCCGAGGCCGGGCTGGTCGACGGGGTCACCACCAACCCGTCGCTGATCCACAAGGCCGGCCGCGATTTCCTTGAGGTCGTTGCCGAAATCTGCACGATCACGCCGGGCCCGGTGTCCGCCGAAGTCGTCGCGCTCGACCACGACGGGATGATGCGGGAGGCCGAAATCCTCCGCAAGATCGCCGACAACGTCGCGGTGAAGGTGCCGCTGACGATCGACGGACTGAAGACGTGCAAAGCGCTGACCGACGACGGCACGATGGTGAACGTCACCCTGTGCTTCTCGGCCAATCAGGCGCTGCTGGCGGCAAAGGCGGGAGCGACCTTCGTCTCGCCGTTCGTCGGACGCCACGACGACGTCGGCCTCGACGGCATGGGCCTCATCAGCGACATCCGCCTGATCTACGACAATTACGACTTCGCGACCGAGATCCTGGTCGCCAGCGTCCGCCACCCGATCCACGTGCTCGAAAGCGCAAAGCTCGGCGCCGACGTGATGACCGCGCCCCCAGCCGTCATCCGCCAGCTCGTCAAGCACCCGCTGACCGACAAGGGGATCGAGGGTTTCCTGGCCGACTGGGCAAAGTCGGGCCAGAAGATCGGCTGA
- a CDS encoding tyrosine recombinase XerC, protein MHPIPALYAQHLARDRRRSVHTVRAYQATAERLMTFLQGHWGGAVERSALAGVTAADLRAFLARRRGEGICNASAARELSAVRGYLAWAVGEGATPRLKGPRVKKGVPRPIAPDEVVALAEDVADNAAEPWIAARDWAVLMLLYGAGLRIGEALALTPAVLPIGETLVVTGKRAKTRIVPVLPQVAEAMDRYLALQPWPLVANEPLFRGAKGGPLSPGLIRRSVQAARARLGLSDRTTPHALRHSFATHLLGRGADLRALQELLGHASLSSTQVYTAVDAAHLLDVYRNAHPRA, encoded by the coding sequence ATGCACCCCATCCCGGCCCTGTACGCCCAGCACCTCGCCCGCGACCGGCGGCGGTCGGTGCATACGGTGCGGGCGTATCAGGCGACGGCGGAGCGGCTGATGACGTTCCTCCAGGGGCATTGGGGCGGCGCGGTCGAGCGGTCGGCGCTGGCGGGGGTGACCGCCGCCGACCTGCGCGCTTTCCTCGCCCGGCGGCGCGGCGAGGGGATATGTAATGCGTCGGCGGCGCGCGAGTTGTCGGCGGTGCGCGGCTACCTCGCCTGGGCGGTCGGTGAGGGCGCCACGCCGCGACTGAAGGGCCCGCGCGTCAAGAAGGGCGTCCCTCGCCCGATCGCCCCGGACGAGGTCGTGGCCCTCGCGGAGGACGTGGCCGATAATGCCGCCGAGCCCTGGATCGCCGCGCGCGACTGGGCGGTGCTGATGCTGCTGTACGGCGCGGGCCTGCGCATCGGTGAGGCGCTGGCGCTGACCCCCGCGGTGCTGCCGATCGGCGAGACGCTGGTCGTCACCGGCAAGCGGGCGAAGACGAGGATCGTACCGGTCCTGCCGCAGGTCGCCGAGGCGATGGACCGCTATCTGGCGCTCCAGCCGTGGCCGCTGGTGGCGAACGAGCCACTGTTCCGCGGGGCGAAGGGCGGGCCGCTGTCGCCCGGCCTGATCCGGCGATCGGTGCAGGCGGCACGGGCCCGGCTCGGCCTGTCCGACCGCACCACCCCGCACGCCCTGCGGCACAGCTTCGCCACCCATCTATTAGGGCGCGGTGCCGACCTGCGCGCGCTTCAGGAGTTGCTCGGCCACGCCAGCCTCAGCTCGACCCAGGTCTATACCGCGGTCGATGCCGCCCACCTGCTCGACGTCTATCGCAACGCGCATCCGCGGGCGTAG
- a CDS encoding DedA family protein: MTNFILDAIAWGGYVGIFLLMALENVVPPVPSEVIMGLGGMAVARGDMAVVPLILWGTAGTTAGNYFWYAIGRRFGYRGLEPFVTRWGRWLTVEWEDVEKLHRFFLKHGGKTVFVFRFLPTFRTMISLPAGMAKMPHWRFAVATFLGSAIWNSVLAGAGYYLGANFDKLGDYVGPAAIGLTVAIIAGYLYRVVTWKPRVRDA; this comes from the coding sequence ATGACCAACTTCATCCTCGATGCGATCGCCTGGGGCGGATATGTCGGCATATTCCTGCTGATGGCGCTGGAGAATGTCGTTCCGCCGGTGCCGTCAGAGGTCATCATGGGGCTGGGCGGCATGGCGGTCGCGCGCGGCGACATGGCGGTCGTGCCGCTGATCCTGTGGGGCACCGCCGGGACCACCGCGGGGAATTATTTCTGGTACGCGATCGGGCGGCGGTTCGGCTACCGCGGGCTTGAGCCGTTCGTGACGCGGTGGGGCCGGTGGCTGACGGTCGAGTGGGAGGACGTCGAGAAGCTGCACCGCTTCTTCCTGAAGCATGGCGGCAAGACGGTGTTCGTCTTTCGCTTCCTGCCCACCTTCCGCACGATGATCTCGCTGCCCGCGGGCATGGCGAAGATGCCGCACTGGCGCTTCGCCGTCGCGACATTCCTCGGCAGCGCGATCTGGAACAGCGTGCTGGCGGGGGCGGGATATTATCTCGGCGCCAATTTCGACAAGCTCGGCGATTACGTCGGCCCCGCCGCGATCGGCCTGACGGTCGCGATCATTGCCGGCTATCTGTACCGCGTCGTCACCTGGAAACCCCGCGTCCGCGACGCGTGA